One Buteo buteo chromosome 4, bButBut1.hap1.1, whole genome shotgun sequence DNA segment encodes these proteins:
- the DNMT1 gene encoding DNA (cytosine-5)-methyltransferase 1 isoform X5, protein MVCPPPSSSSSSPPSFNHAEWSLPPSPSPPPPRRRHGLARRRPAPAVGFRANPPPGPAAPAAAAAPMPARAAPLPPAPLPAELRRRLQDLERDEDSLSEKECVKEKLSLIHGFLQADVQNQLSELEAKLRCEELSEERYLAKVKALLHQELSAENGDVAPLLQASNGCSKNGAYGSDEDSERAGPDGEEDSAMEMEEAAASSSSSSLVPTPRARKARRSRSNGESKKSPASSRVTRSSGRQPTILSMFSKGSNKRKSEEVNGEVKQEAMNVEKEEEELEEKEQDEKRIKIETKEGLEIKDEITQVKTTTPAKTTPPKCVDCRQYLDDPDLKFFQGDPDDALEEPEMLTDERLSLFDANEDGFESYEDLPQHKVTSFSVYDKRGHLCPFDTGLIERNIELYFSGAVKPIYDDNPCLDGGVRAKKLGPINAWWITGFDGGEKALIGFTTAFADYILMEPSEEYAPIFALMQEKIYMSKIVVEFLQNNRDVSYEDLLNKIETTVPPAGLNFNRFTEDSLLRHAQFVVEQVESYDEAGDSDEPPVLITPCMRDLIKLAGVTLGKRRAVRRQAIRHPTKIDKDKGPTKATTTKLVYLIFDTFFSEQIEKDEKEDDKENAMKRRRCGVCEVCQQPECGKCKACQNMVKFGGSGRSKQACLQRRCPNLAVREADEDEEVDDNIPEMPSPKKMLQGRKKKQNKSRISWVGEPIKSDGKKDYYQRVCIDSETLEVGDCVSVSPDDPTKPLYLARVTAMWEDSSGQMFHAHWFCPGSDTVLGATSDPLELFLVDECEDMQLSYIHGKVKVIYKAPSENWSMEGGLDMEIKMVEDDGRTYFYQMWYDQEYARFESPPKTQPTEDNKYKFCMSCTRLDEVRHKEIPKVAEPLEEGDGKMFYAMATKNGVQYRVGDGVYLLPEAFSFSMKPASPAKRPKKEAVDEELHPEHYRKYSEYIKGSNLDAPDPYRVGRIKEIFCNIRSNGKPNEADIKLRICKFYRPENTHKSMKASYHADINLLYWSDEETTVDFRAVQGRCTVVYGEDLTESIQDYSAGGLDRFYFLEAYNAKTKSFEDPPNHARSSGNKGKGKGKGKGKGKGKSSVTCEQSEQEPAELKLPKLRTLDVFSGCGGLSEGFHQAGVSETLWAIEMWEPAAQAFRLNNPGTTVFTEDCNVLLKLVMSGEKTNSLGQKLPQKGDVEMLCGGPPCQGFSGMNRFNSRTYSKFKNSLVVSFLSYCDYYRPRFFLLENVRNFVSFKRSMVLKLTLRCLVRMGYQCTFGVLQAGQYGVAQTRRRAIVLAAAPGEKLPMFPEPLHVFAPRACQLSVVVDDKKFVSNITRTYSGPFRTITVRDTMSDLPEIRNGASALEISYNGEPQSWFQRQIRGSQYQPILRDHICKDMSALVAARMRHIPLAPGSDWRDLPNIEVRLSDGTTTRKLRYTHHEKKNGRSSSGALRGVCSCAEGKPCDPADRQFNTLIPWCLPHTGNRHNHWAGLYGRLEWDGFFSTTVTNPEPMGKQGRVLHPEQHRVVSVRECARSQGFPDTYRLFGNILDKHRQVGNAVPPPLAKAIGLEIKSCVLAKLREDTAETSAPEKMETTETAD, encoded by the exons GCTGCAGGACTTGGAGAGGGATGAAGACAGCCTGAGCGAGAAG GAGTGCGTCAAGGAGAAGCTGAGCCTCATCCACGGCTTCCTCCAAGCCGATGTCCAGAACCAGTTGAGCGAGCTGGAAGCCAAACTCCGCTGCGAGGAGCTGTCAGAG GAGAGGTACCTGGCCAAGGTGAAAGCCCTGCTGCACCAAGAGCTCTCGGCGGAGAATGGGGACGTGGCACCGCTGCTGCAGGCATCGAACGGGTGCTCCAAAAACGGCGCCTACGGGAGCGACGAGGACTCGGAGCGAGCAGGACCCGATGGGGAAGAAGACAGCGcgatggagatggaggaagcagccgcctcttcttcctcctcttcattgGTCCCCACGCCGCGGGCACGCAAGGCCAGGAGGAGCCGATCCAACGGGGAGAGCAAAA AGTCTCCCGCTAGTTCCCGGGTCACTCGGAGCTCCGGCCGGCAGCCGACCATCCTGAGCATGTTCTCCAAAGG GTCCAACAAACGGAAATCGGAAGAGGTGAACGGGGAAGTGAAGCAGGAGGCGATGAAcgtggagaaggaggaagaggagctggaggagaag GAACAAGACgagaaaaggattaaaattgAAACCAAAGAAGG GTTGGAGATAAAAGATGAAATTACTCAGGTTAAAACTACAACACCTGCTAAA ACCACTCCTCCCAAGTGCGTCGACTGCAGACAGTACCTCGATGATCCCGACCTCAAATTCTTCCAAGGAGATCCTGATGATGCC CTGGAGGAGCCAGAAATGCTGACGGATGAGCGTTTGTCCCTCTTTGACGCTAACGAAGATGGTTTTGAGAGCTACGAGGACCTGCCGCAGCACAAAGTCACCTCTTTTAG CGTCTATGACAAGCGAGGTCACTTGTGCCCCTTTGACACCGGCCTGATCGAGAGGAACATCGAGCTGTATTTCAGCGGTGCTGTGAAGCCCATCTACGACGATAACCCTTGTTTGGATG GTGGGGTGAGAGCCAAGAAGTTGGGACCCATAAACGCCTGGTGGATCACAGGGTTCGATGGAGGGGAGAAGGCTTTGATCGGCTTCACCACAG CCTTTGCGGATTACATCCTGATGGAGCCCAGCGAGGAGTACGCTCCCATCTTCGCCCTCATGCAAGAGAAGATCTACATGAGTAAAATCGTCGTTGAGTTCCTGCAGAACAACCGCGACGTCAGCTACGAGGATCTGCTCAACAAAATCGAG ACCACTGTACCTCCCGCGGGGCTGAACTTCAACCGCTTCACAGAGGACTCGCTCCTGCGACATGCCCAGTTCGTGGTGGAGCAGGTGGAAAGCTACGATGAAGCCGGGGACAGCGACGAACCCCCTGTCCTCATCACGCCCTGCATGAGGGACTTGATCAAGTTGGCTGGAGTCACCCTGGGGAAGAG GCGAGCTGTCAGGCGGCAGGCCATCCGGCACCCCACCAAAATAGACAAGGACAAGGGTCCCACCAAAGCTACCACCACCAAGCTGGTGTACCTCATCTTCGACACCTTCTTCTCGGAGCAGATCGAGAAGGACGAGAAGGAAGATGACAAGGAGAATGCCATGAAGCGCCGGCGCTGCGGTGTCTGCGAG GTTTGCCAGCAGCCTGAGTGTGGGAAGTGCAAAGCTTGCCAGAACATGGTGAAGTTTGGGGGCAGCGGACGGAGTAAGCAGGCTTGTTTGCAGAGGAG gtGTCCTAACCTGGCCGTCCGGGAAGCTGATGAGGACGAGGAGGTAGATGACAACATCCCTGAGATGCCATCACCTAAGAagatgctgcagggcaggaagaAGAAGCAGAACAAGAGCCGTATCTCCTGGGTGGGGGAGCCCATCAAG AGCGATGGGAAGAAGGACTACTACCAGAGGGTCTGCATTGACTCGGAGACCCTGGAGGTGGGAGATTGTGTCTCCGTCAGCCCTGATGATCCCACCAAGCCCCTCTACCTCGCCAG GGTGACAGCCATGTGGGAGGACAGCAGTGGCCAGATGTTCCACGCACACTGGTTTTGCCCTGGCTCGGACACTGTCCTGGGGGCCACCTCTGACCCCCTGGAGCTCTTCTTGGTGGACGAGTGCGAGGACATGCAGCTCTCCTACATCCATGGCAAAGTCAAAGTGATCTACAAGGCGCCCTCGGAGAACTGGTCCATGGAG GGCGGGCTGGACATGGAGATCAAGATGGTGGAAGACGACGGGAGAACTTACTTTTATCAGATGTGGTATGACCAGGAGTACGCTCGATTCGAGTCCCCACCGAAAACTCAGCCCACGGAAGACAACAAATACAA GTTCTGCATGAGCTGCACACGCCTGGACGAGGTGAGGCACAAGGAGATACCCAAAGTGGCTGAGCCCCTGGAGGAAGGGGATGGGAAGATGTTCTACGCCATGGCCACCAAGAACGGAGTGCAGTACAGGGTGGGAGATGGCGTCTACCTCCTGCCGGAAGCCTTTTCCTTCAG catGAAACCCGCCAGCCCAGCCAAGCGCCCCAAAAAGGAGGCGGTGGATGAGGAGCTGCACCCAGAGCACTACCGCAAGTACTCCGAGTACATCAAGGGCAGCAACCTGGATGCCCCCGACCCTTACCGCGTGGGCCGCATCAAAGAGATCTTCTGCAACATCCGCAGCAATGGCAAACCGAACGAGGCCGACATCAAGCTGCGCATCTGCAAGTTTTACAG ACCCGAAAACACGCACAAGTCCATGAAAGCCAGCTACCATGCAGACATCAACCTCCTGTACTGGAGCGACGAGGAGACGACGGTCGACTTCCGTGCCGTGCAGGGCCGTTGCACAGTGGTGTATGGGGAAGACCTGACGGAGAGTATCCAGGACTACTCTGCTGGTGGGCTTGACCGCTTCTACTTTTTGGAg gcttaCAATGCAAAAACCAAGAGCTTTGAAGATCCTCCCAACCATGCTCGGAGCTCTGGCAataaagggaagggaaaggggaaagggaaag GCAAAGGCAAAGGGAAGTCGTCGGTGACCTGCGAGCAGAGCGAGCAGGAGCCGGCCGAGCTGAAGCTCCCCAAGCTGCGGACGCTGGATGTCTTCTCTGGCTGCGGAGGGCTGTCTGAAGGCTTCCACCAGGCAG GCGTGTCGGAGACGCTCTGGGCCATCGAGATGTGGGAACCGGCCGCCCAGGCTTTCCGGCTGAACAATCCTGGCACTACCGTCTTCACGGAGGATTGCAACGTCCTGCTGAAGCTGGTCATGTCTGGTGAGAAGACCAACTCACTGGGGCAGAAGCTGCCGCAGAAGGGGGATGTGGAGATGCTGTGCGGTGGTCCTCCGTGCCAGGGCTTCAGCGGCATGAACCGCTTCAACTCCCGCACCTACTCCAAGTTCAAGAACTCCCTGGTGGTCTCCTTCCTCAG CTACTGCGACTACTACAGACCGCggtttttccttctggagaacGTCAGGAACTTTGTGTCCTTCAAGCGTTCCATGGTGCTGAAGCTCACCTTGCGCTGCCTTGTCCGCATGGGTTACCAGTGCACCTTCGGGGTCCTACAG GCTGGCCAGTATGGCGTGGCCCAGACACGGCGGAGAGCCATCGTCCTTGCCGCAGCTCCCGGCGAGAAGCTGCCCATGTTCCCCGAGCCCTTGCACGTGTTTGCGCCCCGTGCCTGTCAGCTGAGCGTTGTGGTGGACGACAAGAAGTTTGTTAGCAATATCACCCG gaCGTATTCCGGCCCCTTCCGCACCATCACTGTGCGGGACACCATGTCCGACCTGCCGGAGATCAGGAACGGTGCCTCCGCCTTGGAGATCTCCTACAATGGCGAGCCCCAGTCCTGGTTCCAGCGGCAGATCCGGGGCTCCCAGTATCAGCCCATCCTCAGGGACCATATCTGCAAG GACATGAGTGCCCTGGTCGCAGCCCGGATGAGACACATCCCCTTGGCCCCCGGTTCTGATTGGCGTGACCTGCCCAACATCGAGGTGCGGCTGTCAGACGGCACGACCACGCGCAAGCTGCGGTACACGCACCACGAGAAGAAAAACGGCCGCAGCAGCTCCGGGGCGCTGCGGGGGGTCTGCTCCTGTGCCGAAG GCAAGCCTTGCGACCCCGCGGACCGGCAATTCAACACCCTCATCCCCTGGTGCCTGCCCCATACTGGCAACCGGCACAACCACTGGGCCGGGCTCTACGGGCGCCTGGAGTGGGATGGCTTCTTCAGCACCACCGTCACCAACCCCGAGCCCATGGGCAAGCAG GGTCGGGTGCTGCACCCGGAGCAGCACCGAGTGGTGAGCGTGAGGGAGTGTGCCCGCTCCCAGGGCTTCCCTGATACTTACCGCCTCTTCGGGAACATCCTCGACAAGCACAGACAG GTCGGTAACGCAGTGCCTCCTCCTCTAGCCAAAGCCATTGGGCTGGAGATCAAGTCGTGTGTGTTGGCGAAGCTAAGAGAAGACACGGCGG aGACCAGCGCTCCGGAGAAGATGGAGACCACGGAAACCGCCGACTGA